From the genome of Segatella hominis, one region includes:
- a CDS encoding polyprenyl synthetase family protein gives MDYLSLIRQPIEAELTDFIDLFNKSLMHSDGLLSQALDHIRQRAGKRMRPMLILLMAKNFGKVTEVTQHSAVGLELLHTASLVHDDVVDESGERRGQASVNATYNNKVAVLVGDFILSTALLHVSYSHSEEIVRYLAELGRVLSNGEILQLNSISNQEISEDIYYQVIKQKTAALFEACAGIGALSANASQIAIEEAKRFGQNLGIIFQIRDDIFDYYDSQEIGKPTGNDMAEGKLTLPVIYALKSTGDEEMMKLARKVKSHQVTPDEIARLVEFTKANGGIEYADKRMWDFHAEAMNFLDTYVDDKDIYNALKAYLDFVIERKV, from the coding sequence ATGGATTATTTATCACTTATCAGACAGCCTATTGAGGCAGAGTTGACAGATTTTATTGATTTGTTTAATAAGTCTTTGATGCATAGCGACGGACTTCTTTCGCAGGCTCTCGACCATATTCGACAGCGTGCGGGTAAGCGTATGCGCCCTATGCTTATCCTGCTGATGGCGAAGAATTTCGGCAAAGTTACTGAGGTTACTCAGCATTCAGCAGTCGGTTTGGAACTGCTTCATACGGCTTCTTTAGTACATGATGATGTTGTAGATGAAAGTGGGGAGCGCCGTGGTCAGGCAAGTGTCAATGCTACTTATAATAATAAGGTTGCAGTACTGGTAGGTGACTTCATTCTCTCTACTGCCTTGCTCCATGTTTCCTATTCTCATTCTGAGGAAATAGTGAGATATCTTGCTGAATTAGGACGTGTTTTGTCCAATGGTGAGATCTTGCAATTGAATAGTATCAGTAATCAGGAAATATCGGAAGACATTTATTATCAGGTAATTAAGCAGAAAACGGCAGCTCTTTTTGAGGCTTGTGCCGGTATTGGTGCTTTGTCGGCTAATGCTTCGCAGATTGCTATAGAGGAAGCCAAGCGATTTGGCCAGAATTTAGGTATTATCTTCCAGATTCGTGATGATATTTTTGATTACTACGATTCTCAGGAGATAGGTAAGCCTACTGGTAATGATATGGCTGAAGGTAAGTTGACTTTGCCGGTTATCTATGCGCTGAAATCTACTGGTGACGAGGAGATGATGAAGCTGGCACGTAAGGTGAAATCTCATCAAGTAACTCCTGATGAAATTGCTCGCTTGGTGGAATTTACGAAAGCTAATGGAGGTATAGAATACGCAGATAAGCGTATGTGGGATTTCCATGCCGAAGCCATGAATTTCTTGGACACTTATGTGGATGATAAGGACATCTATAACGCTTTGAAAGCTTATCTTGATTTCGTTATCGAACGTAAGGTTTAA
- the deoC gene encoding deoxyribose-phosphate aldolase, which yields MSSIKEQVLAQQQGQYSEADDKYLSVLKQYNCNLNDEEIAAEVKKLLDEKVAENETMEVKKFLFGSVELTSLHTEDTEESILKMIEKVNKFSKDYPELPHVATVCTYPNFAGLISQSLEVDGVEIAVVSGNFPSSQTFIEVKVAETALAIKDGATEVDIVMPVGKFFSEDYEGLCSDIQELKETCGEHKMKCILETGCLKNCSNIMKASILAMYSGSDYIKTSTGKEKVSATPEAAYVMCQAIKAYYEKTGIQIGFKPAGGINTVHDAIVYYTIVKEVLGEKWLTNQWFRLGTSRLTNLLLSEILGKEIKYF from the coding sequence ATGAGCAGTATTAAAGAACAGGTTCTTGCACAGCAACAAGGACAATACAGTGAAGCAGACGACAAGTATTTGTCAGTTCTCAAACAGTATAATTGCAACCTTAACGATGAGGAAATTGCAGCAGAAGTAAAGAAACTCCTTGACGAGAAAGTTGCAGAAAACGAGACCATGGAGGTGAAGAAATTCCTTTTTGGAAGCGTTGAATTAACATCTCTCCATACAGAAGATACAGAGGAAAGTATCTTGAAGATGATAGAGAAAGTCAACAAATTCTCCAAGGATTATCCTGAACTTCCTCATGTAGCAACAGTATGCACCTACCCTAACTTCGCTGGTCTCATTAGCCAAAGTCTGGAAGTTGATGGCGTAGAAATCGCTGTCGTAAGCGGCAATTTCCCTTCTTCTCAGACTTTCATCGAGGTAAAGGTAGCTGAAACTGCATTGGCTATTAAAGATGGCGCCACAGAGGTTGACATCGTAATGCCTGTTGGCAAGTTCTTCAGTGAGGATTACGAAGGCCTTTGTTCTGACATCCAGGAACTGAAGGAAACATGCGGCGAACACAAGATGAAATGTATTTTGGAGACTGGTTGCCTGAAGAACTGCAGCAACATCATGAAGGCTTCTATTCTTGCTATGTACTCAGGTTCTGACTACATCAAGACATCTACTGGCAAGGAGAAAGTTTCAGCTACCCCAGAGGCTGCTTACGTGATGTGCCAGGCCATCAAGGCATATTATGAGAAGACTGGTATCCAGATTGGTTTCAAGCCAGCTGGCGGCATCAACACCGTTCACGATGCAATCGTTTACTACACAATTGTAAAAGAAGTTCTTGGCGAAAAGTGGTTAACCAACCAATGGTTCCGCTTGGGAACATCTCGACTTACCAACCTCCTCTTGAGCGAAATCCTTGGCAAGGAAATCAAGTATTTCTAA
- a CDS encoding nucleotide pyrophosphohydrolase: MTIKEAQEAVDKWIKEYGVRYFSELTNMACLTEEVGELARVIARTYGDQSFKKDEKPNLGEEMADVLWVLICLANQTGIDLTEELKKSFDKKTQRDSERHKNNPKLKGNNT, translated from the coding sequence ATGACTATAAAAGAAGCACAGGAAGCAGTAGATAAGTGGATTAAGGAATATGGCGTTCGCTATTTCAGCGAACTTACCAATATGGCTTGTCTCACAGAAGAAGTAGGAGAACTGGCTCGCGTCATCGCCCGAACATACGGCGACCAAAGTTTCAAGAAGGACGAAAAACCTAACCTCGGAGAGGAAATGGCAGACGTTCTCTGGGTTCTCATTTGTCTGGCTAACCAAACGGGAATCGACCTTACTGAAGAACTCAAAAAGAGCTTCGATAAGAAGACCCAAAGGGATTCTGAAAGGCATAAGAACAACCCGAAATTGAAGGGAAATAATACCTGA